Genomic DNA from Pirellulales bacterium:
GAACTCCGCCCCGGTGAAACGGTGCTCGACCTCGGCTGCGGGGCGGGCCTCGACAGCATCCTCGCCGCCCGCCGCGTTTTCCCTACGGGCAAGGTGATCGGCGTCGATTTCGCCGTCGAGATGGTCGAGAAAGCCGTGCGCAACGCGGCGGCGGTCGGAGTGAGCAACACCGATTTTCGACAGGGAAATGCCGACGCAATTCCGCTGGAAGACGGCTCGGTTGACATGGTGATCTCCAATGGGCTGTTCAACCTCTGTCTCAACAAGCCGAAGGTTTTGGCCGAAGTGTTCCGCGTTCTGCGCCCCGGTGGCCGCCTGCAAATGGCCGACATCCTGCTGCACGACGACGTGACGGAGGAAGAAGTGGCCCGCAAAGGTAGTTGGTCCGACTGAATTGGCGGTGCCGTGTGGGGGCGGTCGCTCCTGCAAATGCTCGCCGACGCGGGGTTCGCGGAGGCAAAACTTCACGCGTGGACCGGTTACCACACGTCGTCCTGTACCGAGGGGGCAACGATTACGGCAAGGAAACCCTAAATTGCTTGGCGACAACGCCGGAGCATGGGCGGAGAGTTGAAAGCATGTCATTTCGTTCCGTGTTTGTCGCGCTGGTGATTGGTTTCGGGTTGGTGCATCGCTTGCGCTATGCTCCACCAGGGAGTGGTTCAGCGTGATCTGTCTCATGCCTTTGGTCGCCTTCGCGTTAGGTTCGTTCAGTTGTCGGCAGCCTTGGCAAGCGCCCGCTAATGCGGCGTACTTGCCCCGCCGGCGGCGCTGCCGGCGCCGAGCGACCGGCCGGTCGGCCCGCCAAAGGAACCTCCACCGGTCTGGCTTGGGCCGCGCATGGAAGGCGACATTCCTTCACTTAGACCGCTGGGCCCGGCGTGCGGGCCCAAGCCGGTTCCAAGCGGACTTGGCCCGCCAAGCACTGGAAGCGGCTCGCCCAAGGGCAGGCCGCGCCCGGCGCCTTCCAAGTAGAAGGAGTTGGTCAACCCCGTTTCTCGTTCCATATCTCCCGCGGCCGACCAGGTGCGCGGCGGCTCCGGAGGCGCGGCGGGCGGAGAGTCGAAGGCGGGGGCCTTGCGATACCCGCCAGCCAGGGCCCCCGAAGGCGGACGGCGTGCATCGTACCGGACCCATCGCCGGCCATTGAAGTAACTCCAATGCCGCTCGTGCGACCAATACCACCAGCGGTCGTTGTGCCACTGATACCGCCAACGGTTTTCGGGCTGTCCGCCGCGCGGCGCGGCTTGCGCGACGCGCGTTGCCGCGGGCCGCTGCGCCAGGGCCCCGTTCGGCCAGGCGGCCGTGGTGTAGGTCAAGAGCGCCGACGTAACTAACACTAGCTCTTTTATCATTTTTTCACCTGAATCTCGTGACGAAATAATCCCTTTTGCAAGTTTCGCGCCGCGCCGATCGCGTCCGGCGTCGAAGCGGTGTTGCGCCATGCTTTTGACGGCAAAAAGTGGTCGCGCGTTCGCGCCGCCGACGGTGATCAACCGCGGCCGGCGTGCGGATTCGCTCGTTAAAACGCACAGTCTCACAGGTTTCCCCCGTTCGAGGCTGCCATTCCTCCAAGATGTTTTGGTTTCCTCGCTTGTGCGTAAGTTCAAGTGGTGAACGTGATAAGCACCGATCACCGGCGGCGAACAGGCGCTTCCGGCCGCAGGTTGGCCCGCGGACTGCATTCCATCAAAGTCCGTGAAAGACCATATTGCCACGCACTTTTCACGAGATGGCGGCTTCGCGTTCTCGTGCGATCAAGATCTGATGCTCATCCGACGCTGCTAGCGAAAGGAACCTTATGATAGGACGACGCCAATTCGGGGCCGCCGGCATGTCGGCGTTTGCGCTGGCCCTCATGGACAAGAGGGGTTTTGCACAAGCCGGCGCAAAGCGGGTTTCCGTATCCACCGAAGGGATCCACGACGACATGAGCCGCTGCACCGGCAACACTCCGCTGGTGCGGCTCGACCGCATCGGCCGGGGCTGCGTGGCCGGCATCGCGGCGAAAGTGGAAAGCATGAATCCGCTGGGAAGCGCCAAAGACCGCATCGCCCCCGCCATGATCGACGCCGCCGAGCGGGACGGCAAAATCAGCGACGGAACCGTGATCGTCGAGCCGACGAGTGGCAACACGGGCATTGCACTGGCTTATGTCTGTGCCGCTCGCGGTTACAAGCTGAAGGTGACCATGCCCGAAAGCATGTCGATTGAACGTCGCCAACTGCTCAAAGCGCTGGGCGCCGAAGTCATCCTGACACCGGCCGCCGAAGGGATGGCCGGCGCGGTGCGGAAGGCCGAAGGGATCGTCGCGAGCAACAAAAACCACTTCATGCCGCAACAGTTCAATAATCCGGCCAACCCCGAAATCCATCGAAAAACAACCGCCGAGGAAATCTGGCGCGACACGCGGGGGGCGATCGACATTTTTGTGTCGGGCGTCGGCACGGGTGGCACGATTACCGGTGTCGGCGAGGGCATCAAGAGGCACAAACCGGGGCTGCGCGTGGTGGCCGTCGAGCCGGCAAAGAGTCCAGTCCTCACGCAAAAGCGAGCCGGCCAGCCGCTCAGGCCAGGCAAGCATGCTATTGAAGGCATCGGCGCCGGCTTTATTCCGAAGGTGCTGAATCTCGACGTCATTGACGAGGTCGTCCAAGTCACGGACGAGGACGCTTTTGAAACGGCCCGCCGCCTTGCACGGCTTGAAGGCGCGCTGTGCGGCCCCAGCTCAGGCGCCGCTGTTTGGGCGGCGCTGAAGCTCGCGCGCCAGCCGGAGCACGCCGGCAAGCTGATTGTCGCCCCTTTGGCGGACACGGGGGAACGGTATCTTTCGACGGGTCTCTATTCGGCTGGCGGCTGAGGGATGTTGGTGAAGCAACAGTGGTGCGAGCACGACCGGATAAAGCCTGGCGCCACCGCTAAACCGAGCACAAGAGCCGTGCTGGTTTTACGCTGATTTACGAGCTTGACTCGTCATGCATGGAGAACGAGAATAAAGTTGCCGACGACCTCCTACCTCACGCCTTGGTACTTCGCGCCACAGTCAGGCACTTTCGCCCGAAAACAACACCAAGCGATGACTCGCAAGGACGCACTGAAGAGACTGACTGGGCTGGCGCCACGGGTTGACGACCATTTGGAGAGGCTTGCCGCCAATCCGACCAGCCGGGATCGGCCGCATTGGACCGGCGAGATCAGGAATTGGATTCGACAAATGGAAGCTTTGCTTCCTGCAGTGGGAGGCAAGACGGCGGAGAAATGGCGAGCTCGCATCGCCGAGTGGAAGGCGAGACTGGAGAGCTAGAATGAACGTTGCGGTATCCAGACTTGAACATCTATTGGGCCGCGTATTCGACGGCGTCAGCGAGGGCCTCAGGGCCGAGCTTGATCTCGAGGAGTACGAGAAGAGGAAGCACGATTTCGTGTTCCATATGACCGACTGGATCGGCGACCTGGAACAGCTAGCGGAGCTCTTTGGCGATCCTGACCAAGAGACCGATGAGACCGCGTCCAACGTCGTGTTGGGATTCCTGTACCACGTGATTCCCCATCTCAACGCCGCTGGCAGGCTCCTGCTGGGCGACGTTGGCGACCCCTTTTCAACCCCTAAGAGTGGTTAGCAAGCACCAAGCCGACCGCTGCTCGGCAGCTTCCTCGCGCGGCATTCGACCGACTTTACCGCCGATATTCGTACGCTGCCGTCAGAAATCAAGACTGACAGGACGGCTGAGCGGGATTCCCACGCTCAACGCGGCGTCATAGGTAGGCGTTGGTCACGTACTGCTGCACCATGTGTGTTGAAGTACGAAGCGTTCACGGCGACGGCATGCCGCATGACGTCGATCCAGCGATCACGGTCCTGGTAGTAATTCCGAGCAAAAGCTGTACTGCTGTCCCGCGTAGGTCTCCGACAGGCCTTGCGCTTCTGCGACGATCATCCCACACACGGGATCGGTTACGGCGTTCGACATCAAATGACTCCTTTTTCAGTTGATCGCGGTCTTGTTCCGCGTTCGCGCAGCAGTACGGCGCGACGCCGGTTCGCGGTAGGGGCCTCGGAACGGCGCG
This window encodes:
- a CDS encoding methyltransferase domain-containing protein, which translates into the protein MHETSDKIRADIKQRFVKLALCPTEEKKFPVGPASAKRLGYDPVEIDALPNSVTESFAGVGDPFALGELRPGETVLDLGCGAGLDSILAARRVFPTGKVIGVDFAVEMVEKAVRNAAAVGVSNTDFRQGNADAIPLEDGSVDMVISNGLFNLCLNKPKVLAEVFRVLRPGGRLQMADILLHDDVTEEEVARKGSWSD
- the cysK gene encoding cysteine synthase A, yielding MIGRRQFGAAGMSAFALALMDKRGFAQAGAKRVSVSTEGIHDDMSRCTGNTPLVRLDRIGRGCVAGIAAKVESMNPLGSAKDRIAPAMIDAAERDGKISDGTVIVEPTSGNTGIALAYVCAARGYKLKVTMPESMSIERRQLLKALGAEVILTPAAEGMAGAVRKAEGIVASNKNHFMPQQFNNPANPEIHRKTTAEEIWRDTRGAIDIFVSGVGTGGTITGVGEGIKRHKPGLRVVAVEPAKSPVLTQKRAGQPLRPGKHAIEGIGAGFIPKVLNLDVIDEVVQVTDEDAFETARRLARLEGALCGPSSGAAVWAALKLARQPEHAGKLIVAPLADTGERYLSTGLYSAGG